AGGTCCAAGAGCCAAAGGCCGCGCGCGGCAGGGCCTGGGGAAAGGCGATGGGGTCTGAGGAAATCTGCGCTAACTGTTCCTGAATCAGGGCGGCGCGGCGATGCACCGCCACCGAATAGAGGGACCAGTTTCTCTGAATTGCTTTCAGTTGTTTGGCCCCGTCAGATATGGATTGTATCGGCAGGAGAAGCGGACGCTTCCAGACATTATGCGCCCAGAAAACTTCCTGCACGGGTCGATCGGTGAGGATCAGCCGATCATACACCGCAACGACGCCCGCAAGCTCTCCTGCGAGTCGATCCACATAATCAGGCGCGCTGATATATGCGGACTGAACGTTTTCTAAATTCCGTTCCATTTCGATTGCCGCTCAAGGTCAAAAAAAAAACCCGCCGAAACGCAATCCGCGTTCGACGGGCTGAACTGAGAAAAAAATGCTTAGAGAACTTTATGGCTCGACAGCGTCATCGCATTCACGCAAATCGACCCGTCCTCATTGTTGATAACGCGGCGGTATTTGGGCAAATCGTAAGCGCCCACGCGCGTGTATTCATCGGTGTAGCTTTCAACGTCTTTCAATCCATCGCCTTCCGGTTTGAAATAATAAACCGTGTAGCGGCGCGTCAGAAATTTGCCTTCTTCATTCTTAACGCTCTCTTCGACATTGATGGAGAAAGAAAAGCGCGGCGTTTTGCGATTGATCTGATGAATGCGACCGTCTTTAATTCGGTAAAAAGAGCTCATACCGTCGCCGCCCATTGCGACCGCACGCCCCAGCGGATGCGCGCCATCGTCCATGAAATGCAATTTGTACTTGCCGTCAGACTCTTCAAAGGATCGAGGGCCGCGATGCATGGCGATCGACGCCATATTTTCCGTCAAAAAGGATTTAGCCGCTTCGCCCTTGCAGTCCGTTTCGATTTCTTTAGGGCCCTTCACGGTGATTTTGCAGGCTTCCTCAACGCCGTTGATGTTGACCACCACATTGGCGGTGAAACCCTTGAACTCAGCATCCCATCGCGCCGTATTGCCAAACACTTCGCGCAAGGCTTCTCGCGCCTTGGGGTCTTCCTCTACAGCGGTTTCAACATCCTTCTCTTTTGCATATGTTGCCATTCGAAATTCTCCTCTAAAAACGCTCAAGGCGCCGTATCAGGTTTATTTTAAAAAATTCAAACAATCACGCGAACGAGTTACCGCCAACGTTTCCAACTTAAAAAAAGATTTTAATATCCGCCTTCTCTTTCAGGCTATCGACGTATTTATTGATCTCATCCTGAGCTTTCTCCGTGAACAAATGCCTCTGAATGGATTCTTCCATGTCCTTGAAGGGAGCGTATTCGCTGGGACGATTCTCGATCAATTTGGCGATGTGATGACCGTAAGGCGTTATGAAAGGCTCGCTGATTTCTCCGGGTTGCAACTTTTCGAGCGCTTCATCGAACTCCTCCGGCAAAACGCCCTTATAGACGTAACCCAGATCGCCGCCATTCTCAGAGCTTGCCGTGTCATCAGAATGCTTTTTAGCCATTTCAGCAAAGTCGGCCCCATCTCTAACTTCCTTCAAAATGTCGCGGATCTTTGCGTCGGCCTTTCGCGCCAATTCCAGTTTTGTCGTTTCTCGATCTGCCAAAGGCGTTGAATCCAAATATCCCGGAGGAAACGGCGCGATGAAAATATGGCTCACTCGGCGGGAAACCGGACGTAAAAAACGTTCTTTATTATCTTCGTAGAATTTTTTGACGTCGTCATCGTCAATTTCGACGCGCCCTTTGATGTATTCGCCAAGGAGCATTTGAGCCAGAGAATCGATTTCCATGGCATGGCGCAAATCCGCCTCTGAAAAACCGCGTTCCTTGAGGGCTTTCTGAAAATCATCTTCTGATTTATAGGATTTCTTAAGCGCCGCGAATTGCTCTTCCAGTAATTCCGGCGGCAATTTTTTTTGCTCCTTTTTACTCTCCAGCAAAACCAGTTCGCGAGCGATTTCCTTATCCACGATATCCTTCAGGATGACGGTTTGTTCCTTCGCCGTGAGAGGACGCTTGTTCATTTTAATGATCCGCTCCAACTGAAACTTGACGTAGCGGGAGTCTATATCCACACCGTTGACGCTGGCGACAATATCGGGAATCTTCGCCTCGCCGACCAGTCCGTCTCCCGGATCGGCCAAAGCTGTTTGAGTCCAAATCGCTGTACACACCGTCAAAACCGCAACCAAATGCTTCATTTTAATTAACTGCCTCAACATCCAGCCTCCAAAGTAGAAATAAACGTTTAACGGAAAGATTACCACTACTGGGCAGACGTTGCAACGACGAGAACCGTCTAAATAACAGCGCTCAAAACGCCTGAACAGACTTCTGATTTATCTCCACAATGACAAATTCAGAGCGATCCTGAATCGATACGAATGACACAACAGCGGTAAAATCAATCAGGTATGTATTATTTGCGGCAAGGACCTTACTCTTGAAAAATCGTTTCATGAATACGGTTTCCATATGCTCTGAAAATCACTACAATGACCTTTTGAACAAGAAATACTGCTCACGCCAGGCTCGCTCCACTCAATTGCACATGATCCGTAATCCAGCGACTCTCACAATCATCTCCCTCTGCGTTCTCATTTCGGGAGCGGCGAGTCTGACCTATGAGTTGATCTGGGTCAAACAATTGACCTTGATCTACGGTTCCGCCGTTCACGCCATCAGCGCCGCGCTCTGCGCCTTCATGGCCGGCCTGGGGCTGGGCGCCTGGTTGATTTCGCTCCTGCTCAAACGTCTCAAAGATTCCTACGGCCCGCATTTCCCGCTTCTTCTGTACGGGCTGTTCGAAGGGGCGATCGGTCTTTATGGATACGTCTTCCCCTGGGCGCTTGAGCAGTTGGCTTCGACCTACCCTTCCATGCTGGCTGTGGCGGGCGAATCCACCTTCGCGCTTCACTTCATGGAGTTTATCGCCAGCGCCGCGCTCATGTTGCCGGCAACGCTGATGATGGGGGCCACTCTGCCCCTGCTGGGCGACTGGTTCATTCAAAACCGGGAATCGGCGATCCTCCCGCAAATCGCGCGTCTGTACTGGCTGAACACGCTGGGCGCGGCGTTCGGCTGCGTGTACGGACAACTGATCGCCGTGGAATGGTTCGGCGTTCGCGGAACGACTCTTTCCGCAGTCCTGGCGAATACGCTCGTCATGGCAATCATTGTCGCGACTTTTTTCATACTCAGGCGAAGCCCCGACGATGATCGTGTGGAACTCTCTGAATCGCCTTCGGAGTCTTCGCAAGCTCCTGATGAGCAAATTTCAAAATCCATTCAATGGAT
This window of the Candidatus Nitrohelix vancouverensis genome carries:
- a CDS encoding DUF3386 family protein, with protein sequence MATYAKEKDVETAVEEDPKAREALREVFGNTARWDAEFKGFTANVVVNINGVEEACKITVKGPKEIETDCKGEAAKSFLTENMASIAMHRGPRSFEESDGKYKLHFMDDGAHPLGRAVAMGGDGMSSFYRIKDGRIHQINRKTPRFSFSINVEESVKNEEGKFLTRRYTVYYFKPEGDGLKDVESYTDEYTRVGAYDLPKYRRVINNEDGSICVNAMTLSSHKVL